The Polyangium aurulentum genomic interval GACGTCGAGCTCAATTTCACCTGGGCCCACAACAGCGACGTCGACAACCTCGAGGTGCGCTTCGATCCGGGCACCCGGGTGAACGTGCCCGGCGGCTCGCCGGCCGAGGTCCCGCCGAACGCCGACATCCCGCACAACTGGAAGGACGTCCTCGGGGTTCGCCTCGGCGGTGACTTCGTGGTGATCCCGGGCTTCATCGCCCTGCGCGCCGGCGGGTTCTTCGAGACGAACGGGCAGGATCCCGCGTATCTGAACCCTGATTTCCACCTCGGTTACCGCATCGGCGTGGGCGGGGGTGCGACCGTGCGCATCGGGCCGGTGGACGTGTCGCTCGCGTATCAGCACACGTTCTACGAGACGCTCGACAACGGCGGCGATGGGCGGGTGAAGGCGCTCTCGGGCGACGCGACGCCGGGCCTCGATTTCCGCAGCCGGCAAGCGATCAATGGCGGCCGGCTCGAGTCGAGCTTGAACGAGATCGCGCTCGGCGGGACCTTCCGTTTTTGACCCCGCGGATCACGCTCCTCGACGGCAGCCTGGGCGGCGCCGAGGGCAATACGGCCGCCGCCGCGGCGCGCCTCACCGCGCACCTCGAGCCACGCGCCTCGGTTCGAGCGGTTCGCCTGCGTGACACGAGCGACGCGGGATCGCTCGCGTCGATCCTGGGCGACAGCGACGGATTCGTCTTCGCGACGGGCACCTACTGGGACTCGTGGGGCAGCCCCATGCAGCGCTTCCTCGAGACCGCCACCGAGCTCGAGGGCTCACTGGTTTGGCTAGGAAAACCCGCGGCCGTGGTGGTCACCATGCACTCGGTGGGCGGCAAGGGGGTCCTCTCGCGGCTGCAAGGCGTCCTGTGCACGCTCGGCCTCTTGCTGCCTCCGATGAGCGGATTCGTGTATTCGCTCGCCAATCACCTCGCGCTCGAGGGGCCCGCGCGCGACGGGCAGGAGGATCTCTGGCGGCTCGACGATCTCGCGGTGGTGGCGCACAACCTGCTCGAGGCGCTCGCGGGGGGCCGTGATTTCCGCGCCTGGCCGGTGGATCGGGCGGAGGCCGGGCGGCGCTGGATTTGAGCGCGGCTCGGCGCAAACTGCCGCATGGTCGAGCTGTTCCGAGGCACGCTCATGATCGTCACGCGCGAGGGCGACGACGGCCGCATCATCCGGGTGCGGCGCACGACGCGACCACTGACGAACGAGGTCGAGCTCAAGGCGCTCGTGGTCGAGCTCGCGAGGCTCGTGCCCTCGGCGCAGCGGGCGGCAGCGCTCGGCCTGATCCTCGACGTTCGCGACGCCCCGCTGCTCGGTCAGCAGGGGCTGGATGAAGTGGTGATGCGCACGGGGCGCGACTTGTCGACGGGTTTTCCGCGTACGGCGGTGCTCGTGCGAACTGCGGTCGGGGCGCTGCAGGTGAAGCGCATCGGGCGCGGGGCCGGAGGGCAGGGGATGCGGCTTTGCTCGGACGAGGCGGAGGCGGTCGCCTATCTCCAGGGGGCGATCGCGCCCGCCTCCGGGCCCATCACGGGGCGGCGTGGTGGGCCGGTGTCGCGCTGAGGGGGTGGCCCGTCTGCCCGCTCGCTCGTTCGTCGTGCGCCGCTCCGATGTCGACGCCGACTCCCGTCGACGCTAAAAGTCATCCTTGGCATGAGCGACACCAGCGTCCGCAACGTGATCATCATCGGTTCGGGGCCGGCTGGCCTCACCGCGGCCATCTACGCAGCTCGCGCGAACTTGAAGCCTTTGTGCATCGAGGGCTTCAACGCGGGCGGCCTCATCCCCGGGGGACAGCTCATGTTCACGACCGACGTCGAGAACTACCCCGGCTTCCCCGAGAAGGTCACCGGCCAGGAGCTCATGCAGCGCTTCCGCGATCAGGCGGCGCACCAGGGCACCGAGATCGTCACGGCCGACGTCACCAAGGTCGACTTCTCGCAGCGGCCTTTCAAGGTCTGGGTCGAGGACACGCTCTACCTCGCGCGGACGGTCATCATCGCGACCGGCGCGCGCGCCAACTACATCGGGCTGCCGAGCGAAGAGGCGCTGAAGAACAAGGGCGTCAGCGCCTGCGCGGTCTGCGACGGCGCGCTCTACAGGAACCAGCCCGTCGCCGTGGTCGGCGGCGGCGACACGGCGATGGAGGAGGCGAGCTACCTCGCGGGCCTCTGCTCGTCGGTGACGCTCATTCATCGCCGCGACGAGTTCCGCGCCTCCAAGGCGATGATCGAGCGCGTCACGTCGAACCCGAAGATCAAGATCCTCTACAGCAGCGTCGTCGACGAGGTCCTCGACGTCTCGCAGGATCAGGTGACGGGGCTCATCGTGAAGAGCCTGAAGACGGGCGACAAGATCAAGGTGGACGTCTCCGCGATGTTCGTCGCGATCGGTCACACGCCGATGACGGAGCTGTTCATGGGGCAGCTCGAGGTGCATCCGAACGGCTACTTGAAGACGGTGCCGGGCACGTCGCGCACGAGCGTGCCGGGCGTGTTCGCAGCCGGCGACGTGCAGGACTTCGTCTACCGGCAGGCGGTCACGGCGGCGGGATCGGGCTGCATGGCGGCCCTCGACGCCGAGCGCTTCATGCAGCAAGAGGGAGCGCACTAGGCAGGCTGGATGGACGAGACCCCGACGCTCGACGATCTGCGCGAGGAGCTCCTCGAGCTCGCTTGCTCTGCCCGCGCCCTCGTCGGTTGGTACGAGGGCACGGGCGCGTGGGGTTTGCCCGCGGAGATCGACGCCGAGGACGCGCTCGCCTTGCTCTCGCCTTCGCGCGGCGGCGGCAGCGTCGATCGCGGCGCTCCCGAGCGCAGGCCAGCGCCCGCGGCAGCGCCGCAGTTTCGTCCACCTCCCGGCCCCGCGCCCGCGCCGGCAGCGCCGCCTCCTCCAGCAGCGCGTCCGGTCGCAGAGCCCGCTGCTGCTGCTGCGCCGCGTCCTGTTCCCGTGCCCGTTCCTGCGGCCGAGCCGCCGCGTTTCCCCGCCGATCGTCCTCAGCCCGTGATCGCTCCTGCGCGCCCTGCGGCGCGTGGGCCCGTCTCGCCCGACGAGCGCATGCACAGGCTCGCGATGCTCGCGGACGAGGTCCGAGGTTGCACGAAGTGCCGCCTCTGCCAGGCGCGCGCGCAGACCGTGTTCTCGCGCGGCAATCCGCTCTCCGAGCTGTGCTTCGTGGGCGATGCGCCTGGCGTCGAGGAGGAGGCTTCAGGCGAGCCTTTCGCGGGTGAGCCGGGCGCGCTGCTCGACAGGATGATCGTCGCGATGGGCTATCACCGCGACGACGTCTACGTCTGCAACCTCGTCAAGTGCCGGCTGCCGGAGGGCCAGAAGCTCAGGTCGGACGACATCGAGGCGTGCAAGCCGCATCTCGCCGAGCAGCTCCAGCTCGTCTCGCCGAGGTACATCGTCACGCTCGGGAGCGTCGCGACGCAGGGTTTGCTGGGCACGACGGAGCCCATCACCAAGCTGCGGGGCACGTGGAAGATGTACAAGGGCATCCCCGTGATGCCGACGTTCCACCCGGCGTACGTGCACAGGCAGCCCTCGGCCAAGCGTGAAGTCTGGAACGACCTCCAGCAGGTGATGGCGCGCCTCGGCAAGGCGCCGCCAGGCAAGAGCTAGCCGTGTCGCGCGCGGCGAGGCTCGAGGCCGCCGCGCGGATCGGCCTCGTGATCGTCGGCCTCTCGCCCTTCGTCGTCCCCTTCGCGAGACGCGCTCTCTCGCCCGAGGTCGGCGCCGCGCTCGACGCGGCGTTCGCGATCGTCTGCCATCGCAACCCGGCGCGCACGCTCGCGCTCGCTGGCGTGCTCATGCCGATCTGCAGCCGCTGCGCGGGCATCTTCGCGGGCTTCGTCACGGGCGGGCTCTTGCCTCGGCCGCGCTGGAGCGTGCGCGCGTGCTTGCTCTGGGGGTTCGTCGCGAGCGTGATCATGGTGGCCGACGTGATCACGCAGGACGCGGGCCTGCACCCGGTGTTGCATCCGGTGCGGCTCTCGACGGGCGTTTTGTGGGGGCACGTGATGGCGCTCGGCGTCCTCGCGATCGTGCGCGAGCGCCTCGCGCCTGCGGCCGTGAAGCCGAGCCGCGCTACTTCTTGAGCGTGATCGCGCGGCCTGCGACGGGCGCTTCGCCGGGGAGGACCAGCGTGTCGATCTTCTTCTTCTCGTCGGAGGTCATCAGCGTGCCGGCGAGGTTGTAGGTCATCTCCCACGAGACGGTGTCGTCTCCGGAGAAGAAGGCCATGTTCGAGTCGCAGGCAGCGAGGTCCTTCTTGATCGACTCGGCCGTGTTCGACAGATCCGGCCCCGCGAAGCCCTTTCGCTGCCGCTTGCCCATCCCGCCTTTGAAGGGCCAGACCGCGGTCGACAGGTCCTTCAAGACCATCACGCTCACCGAGCATCCCGGCGGGTTCGTGACCTTGTCGGGCGGCGTCACGGTCAGCTCCTTGGGCACGTCGTCGCGGCCGTCGGTCTTGATGAGGACCTTCGGCGCGCCCGCCTTGCCGAGCTCGGCGACCACCGCGGCGACCTCGGGCGTGCGCGCGCGCTTCTCCGCGATGAGCGTCACGGGCTGGCCGTTGATCGGCAGGTCTTTCACCGCCTCCGTGAGCTTCTCGGGCCACTTCTCGTTCTTCATGTCGATGCGGATCTGGCCGATGTAGGGCCCGAGCGAGTCGACGATGAGGGCGGGCATCGTCTTCGGCTTCGGCGGCGGCGTGGCCTCGGGCGGGGCGGCCGAGGTGGTGGTGGGCGCGGCCGTGGGGCCGTCCTTCGGCTTGTCGTTGCCGCAGCCGATCGCGGCGGAGAGGGCCAGGAGCGCGACGAGGCTCCGGACGTGGGCTCGGGGGAGGGGGCCGTGCATGGGCGCGGAGTGTAGCGAATCGATCGCGGGGGGCGAAATCGAAGGCATGCGAGCGCTTGATCGGGCGGAGCTCTGGCGCGATGGTGCGGGCATGACCTCGCCTCTCGTCGAGCGCCTCGCGGCGATCGCCCTCTCCGATCGCATCGCCGTGGAGGACGACCGCGGCCGACTCACCTTCGCCGAGCTGTGGGACCGAGCGCATCGCGCCCGCGCCGCGCTGACGGCCGGCGCGCCCTCGCTCGAGGGGAGATCGGTGGCGATCCTCGTGTCACCGGGGGCGTGCTTTCTCGCGGCCTTTCTCGGGACGATCCTCGCGGGCGGCGTGGCCGTGCCTCTGTCGCCGCTCTATCCGCCGGGGGAGCTCGCGTGGTTTGGCGAGGATGCACAGGCGGGGATCGTCGTGGTCTCCGACGATCTGCGCGAGCGCGCGGCGCAGCTCGCGGAAGGCCGGCGGGTCTTGCGCGCCGAGACGCTCTGCGACGGGCCTCTTCCCCCGGGAGATCTCGTGCCGTCCGAGGGCGATGACGTGGCGCTTCTGCTCTACACGAGCGGCACCACGGGCAAGCCGAAGGGCGCGATGATCACGCACGCCAATGTCGCGATGCAGGCATTGCTCTTGCGCGAGGCGTGGGGCTGGCGCGAGGACGATCTGCTCTTGCACGCGCTGCCATTGCATCACCTGCACGGGCTCGGCATCTCGCTGATGACGTCGGTGCTCGCGGGCGGCTCCACGCGCATGCTGCCGAAATTCGACGCGCGCCGCGTCTGGGACGAGTTTTCGGGGCCGCGTCCGCCTTCGGCGTGGATGGCGGTGCCGACGATGTACCAGAAGCTCTTCGAGGCATTCGACGCGGCGGACGAGGCGACGCGCGCGCGCTGGGCGGAGGGGGCGAAGCGGCTGCGCATCGCGACGAGCGGCTCGGCGGCCTTGCCGGTGACGTTGGCCGAGCGCTGGCGGGCGGTGACGGGCTCGATTCCGCTCGAGCGTTTCGGGATGACGGAGATTGGCGTGGGCATGTCGAATCCCCTC includes:
- a CDS encoding AMP-binding protein, translating into MTSPLVERLAAIALSDRIAVEDDRGRLTFAELWDRAHRARAALTAGAPSLEGRSVAILVSPGACFLAAFLGTILAGGVAVPLSPLYPPGELAWFGEDAQAGIVVVSDDLRERAAQLAEGRRVLRAETLCDGPLPPGDLVPSEGDDVALLLYTSGTTGKPKGAMITHANVAMQALLLREAWGWREDDLLLHALPLHHLHGLGISLMTSVLAGGSTRMLPKFDARRVWDEFSGPRPPSAWMAVPTMYQKLFEAFDAADEATRARWAEGAKRLRIATSGSAALPVTLAERWRAVTGSIPLERFGMTEIGVGMSNPLDPAGRRAGHVGFPLRTVEMRIVDEAGSELEKGPGELWVRGPSIFQGYLGREEATRAAFAPGGWFRTGDVAELSAEGHVRLLGRTSVDILKSGGYKLSALEIEEALRENAAVAEVAVVGVPDETWGDRVVAVVVPAPGGAAACASEPLRAWAKERIAAYKVPREVIVVEALPRNALGKVVKPEVVRAIRAGELR
- the trxB gene encoding thioredoxin-disulfide reductase, producing MSDTSVRNVIIIGSGPAGLTAAIYAARANLKPLCIEGFNAGGLIPGGQLMFTTDVENYPGFPEKVTGQELMQRFRDQAAHQGTEIVTADVTKVDFSQRPFKVWVEDTLYLARTVIIATGARANYIGLPSEEALKNKGVSACAVCDGALYRNQPVAVVGGGDTAMEEASYLAGLCSSVTLIHRRDEFRASKAMIERVTSNPKIKILYSSVVDEVLDVSQDQVTGLIVKSLKTGDKIKVDVSAMFVAIGHTPMTELFMGQLEVHPNGYLKTVPGTSRTSVPGVFAAGDVQDFVYRQAVTAAGSGCMAALDAERFMQQEGAH
- a CDS encoding biopolymer transporter ExbD, whose amino-acid sequence is MHGPLPRAHVRSLVALLALSAAIGCGNDKPKDGPTAAPTTTSAAPPEATPPPKPKTMPALIVDSLGPYIGQIRIDMKNEKWPEKLTEAVKDLPINGQPVTLIAEKRARTPEVAAVVAELGKAGAPKVLIKTDGRDDVPKELTVTPPDKVTNPPGCSVSVMVLKDLSTAVWPFKGGMGKRQRKGFAGPDLSNTAESIKKDLAACDSNMAFFSGDDTVSWEMTYNLAGTLMTSDEKKKIDTLVLPGEAPVAGRAITLKK
- a CDS encoding DUF2085 domain-containing protein, whose translation is MSRAARLEAAARIGLVIVGLSPFVVPFARRALSPEVGAALDAAFAIVCHRNPARTLALAGVLMPICSRCAGIFAGFVTGGLLPRPRWSVRACLLWGFVASVIMVADVITQDAGLHPVLHPVRLSTGVLWGHVMALGVLAIVRERLAPAAVKPSRATS
- a CDS encoding NAD(P)H-dependent oxidoreductase, which produces MTPRITLLDGSLGGAEGNTAAAAARLTAHLEPRASVRAVRLRDTSDAGSLASILGDSDGFVFATGTYWDSWGSPMQRFLETATELEGSLVWLGKPAAVVVTMHSVGGKGVLSRLQGVLCTLGLLLPPMSGFVYSLANHLALEGPARDGQEDLWRLDDLAVVAHNLLEALAGGRDFRAWPVDRAEAGRRWI
- a CDS encoding uracil-DNA glycosylase, whose product is MDETPTLDDLREELLELACSARALVGWYEGTGAWGLPAEIDAEDALALLSPSRGGGSVDRGAPERRPAPAAAPQFRPPPGPAPAPAAPPPPAARPVAEPAAAAAPRPVPVPVPAAEPPRFPADRPQPVIAPARPAARGPVSPDERMHRLAMLADEVRGCTKCRLCQARAQTVFSRGNPLSELCFVGDAPGVEEEASGEPFAGEPGALLDRMIVAMGYHRDDVYVCNLVKCRLPEGQKLRSDDIEACKPHLAEQLQLVSPRYIVTLGSVATQGLLGTTEPITKLRGTWKMYKGIPVMPTFHPAYVHRQPSAKREVWNDLQQVMARLGKAPPGKS